A stretch of Terriglobia bacterium DNA encodes these proteins:
- the argB gene encoding acetylglutamate kinase: MKVVVKLGGAALDNKEIVQKFATSIASLAKQGHKVVVVHGGGAALTRTLKELGRKSEFINGLRVTDSETRDVAVMVLAGHLNKQLVAAIGHTGQPTLGLCGGDLQCMRASKRTGEVDLGFVGDICRVESKWFEALWEHGAIPVIASIALGSDGEYYNVNADSMASAVAVACKANALVFLTDVPGVKGVDGMVVKWLHLGEIGGMVQQSTISGGMIPKLEACTLALQRGVNRVRIMPAANVEVLPGFFSQSIEFGTEVLQ, translated from the coding sequence ATGAAGGTCGTCGTAAAACTTGGTGGAGCGGCCCTCGACAATAAGGAAATCGTCCAGAAGTTTGCAACCTCCATCGCGAGCCTCGCGAAACAGGGACACAAGGTCGTAGTCGTCCACGGCGGCGGCGCGGCCCTCACGCGAACCCTGAAAGAGCTCGGCCGCAAGTCAGAATTCATCAATGGCCTGCGCGTCACAGATTCCGAGACGCGCGACGTGGCGGTGATGGTCCTTGCCGGCCACTTGAACAAACAGTTGGTTGCGGCAATCGGCCACACCGGTCAGCCGACGCTGGGCCTCTGCGGCGGCGACCTGCAATGCATGCGCGCGTCGAAACGCACGGGCGAAGTCGATCTCGGGTTCGTCGGCGACATCTGCCGTGTGGAGTCGAAGTGGTTCGAGGCGCTGTGGGAACACGGCGCGATCCCGGTCATCGCCAGCATCGCGCTCGGTTCCGATGGCGAGTATTACAACGTGAACGCCGACAGCATGGCTTCGGCCGTCGCCGTCGCCTGCAAGGCAAACGCCCTCGTCTTCCTGACCGATGTTCCCGGAGTGAAGGGCGTCGACGGCATGGTGGTGAAGTGGCTCCATCTCGGCGAGATCGGCGGGATGGTTCAGCAGTCCACGATCAGCGGCGGGATGATTCCGAAGCTGGAGGCCTGCACGCTGGCGCTGCAGCGCGGCGTGAATCGCGTGCGCATCATGCCGGCTGCAAACGTTGAAGTTCTGCCGGGATTCTTCAGCCAGTCGATTGAATTTGGGACCGAGGTGCTTCAGTGA
- a CDS encoding aspartate aminotransferase family protein, which translates to MSSAVLHSAQQETAEKEKSLLVQTYDRLPVLLERGEGVYLYDSEGKRYLDFLTGIGVNALGHAHPEIRQTIEEQAGKLLHTSNLFYHHYQSRVAEKLTAMSRMDRVFFCNSGTEAWETALKLARAYGKQVAPKEKKPKAKFLVMENSFHGRTYGALSTTGQKKYRDPYTPLLPGVSFVKFNKIEDLKKKFNDTVVAIGLETVQGEGGIVPVSPEFLAAARELTSNSGALLILDEIQCGCGRTGRYFAYQDYGVTPDIVTVAKPLAGGLPLGAVLTTNKVAEAFHPGMHGTTFGGGPLACATADKFLEVLSRPGMLEHIAELGVYFRERLGELKKKHKIIKEVRGMGLMNAANLKSADIAKAVMKQMLERGVIINRTHDTVLRFLPPYIIEREHVDEVISKLDEVLQANSRKAAPVRREQQ; encoded by the coding sequence GTGAGTTCAGCCGTGTTGCATTCGGCGCAGCAGGAGACCGCCGAAAAAGAAAAATCGTTGCTGGTGCAGACGTACGACCGCCTCCCCGTGTTGCTGGAGCGCGGCGAGGGTGTCTACCTCTACGACAGCGAAGGCAAACGCTATCTCGACTTTCTCACCGGAATCGGCGTGAACGCTTTGGGCCACGCGCATCCGGAGATTCGACAAACCATCGAAGAGCAGGCCGGGAAGCTGCTTCACACGTCAAACCTCTTTTATCACCATTACCAGTCGCGCGTCGCGGAGAAGCTCACCGCAATGTCCCGCATGGACCGCGTGTTCTTCTGCAACAGCGGAACCGAAGCATGGGAGACTGCGCTGAAGCTGGCGCGCGCTTATGGAAAGCAGGTCGCGCCAAAAGAAAAGAAGCCGAAGGCGAAGTTCCTGGTGATGGAGAACTCCTTCCATGGCCGCACCTACGGCGCGCTCTCGACGACCGGTCAGAAGAAGTATCGCGATCCGTACACGCCGTTGCTGCCGGGCGTGAGCTTCGTCAAGTTCAACAAGATCGAGGACCTGAAGAAGAAGTTCAACGATACAGTGGTTGCCATCGGCCTGGAGACTGTACAAGGCGAAGGCGGAATCGTCCCAGTCTCGCCGGAATTTCTTGCAGCCGCGCGTGAATTGACTTCGAACAGCGGCGCGCTGCTGATCCTCGATGAGATCCAGTGCGGCTGCGGTCGCACGGGTCGCTACTTCGCGTACCAGGACTACGGTGTCACGCCGGACATCGTGACGGTTGCGAAGCCACTCGCCGGCGGATTGCCGCTCGGTGCCGTCCTGACCACGAACAAAGTCGCAGAGGCATTTCATCCTGGTATGCACGGTACAACGTTCGGTGGCGGCCCGCTTGCATGCGCAACAGCGGATAAGTTCCTCGAAGTCCTCTCCCGCCCCGGGATGCTGGAGCACATCGCGGAACTCGGAGTGTACTTCCGCGAGCGACTGGGCGAATTGAAGAAGAAGCACAAGATCATCAAGGAAGTTCGCGGCATGGGGTTGATGAATGCAGCGAATTTGAAGTCGGCTGACATAGCGAAGGCCGTGATGAAGCAGATGCTGGAGCGCGGCGTAATCATCAATCGCACGCACGATACGGTGCTGCGATTCCTGCCGCCCTACATCATCGAGCGCGAGCACGTCGATGAAGTGATTTCAAAGTTGGACGAAGTCTTGCAGGCGAACAGCAGAAAGGCTGCGCCGGTGAGGAGAGAACAGCAGTGA